One Primulina huaijiensis isolate GDHJ02 chromosome 8, ASM1229523v2, whole genome shotgun sequence genomic region harbors:
- the LOC140983249 gene encoding F-box protein SKP2A-like, with protein sequence MVFGAFKSMSIKDDIHGEMGGPSEGLKMSEWKDIPVELLLRILSMVDDQMVIVASGVCHGWRDAISWGLTHFSLSWCKKDMNNLVLSLVPKFTKLQVLILWQDSPQLLDAAVETIARYCSDLQELDLSKSFRLTDRSLYALAHGCPNLVKLNLSGCSSFSDSAVGYLSGFCRKLKSLNLCGCVKAASDRALKAIGCNCNNLQSLNLGWCDRVGDEGVKSLAYGCPGLRALDLCGCVLITDESVIALSNNCLHLRSLGLYYCQNITDKAMYSLAQRRVKNKHETWTSVKKNSDEEEGLTNLNISQCTALTPPAVQALCDSFPALHTCPGRHSLIISGCLNLTSVHCACAVQTHRAAHIVPHLAH encoded by the exons ATGGTTTTTGGCGCTTTTAAAAGTATGAGTATAAAGGATGACATTCATGGGGAAATGGGTGGTCCAAGTGAAGGTTTAAAGATGAGTGAGTGGAAAGATATTCCAGTGGAGCTTTTGCTGAGGATTCTTTCTATGGTGGACGATCAGATGGTCATTGTCGCATCTGGGGTTTGTCATGGCTGGAGAGATGCCATTTCTTGGGGCCTTACTCATTTCTCCTTGTCTTG GTGCAAGAAAGACATGAATAATCTTGTGTTATCACTAGTTCCCAAATTCACCAAACTCCAGGTTCTAATCCTTTGGCAAGATTCGCCTCAGCTCCTAGATGCTGCTGTTGAAACTATCGCACGATATTGTAGTGACCTGCAAGAGTTGGATCTCAGTAAAAGTTTTAGACTTACAGATAGATCATTGTATGCCTTGGCTCATGGTTGCCCAAATCTTGTAAAGCTGAACTTAAGTGGTTGTTCGTCCTTTAGTGATTCCGCTGTGGGATATTTATCTGGGTTTTGCCGAAAGTTGAAATCCTTGAATCTTTGTGGATGTGTGAAGGCGGCATCTGATAGGGCTTTGAAG GCGATTGGATGCAACTGTAATAATTTGCAATCATTGAATCTTGGATGGTGTGATCGTGTTGGTGACGAAGGGGTAAAGAGTTTAGCCTATGGTTGCCCTGGCCTCAGAGCTCTTGACTTGTGTGGATGTGTTCTAATAACAG ACGAGAGTGTGATAGCACTGTCAAACAACTGCCTTCACCTAAGATCCCTGGGCTTGTATTACTGCCAGAACATCACCGATAAAGCGATGTATTCTCTAGCACAGAGGCGAGTGAAAAACAAGCACGAGACTTGGACATCTGTTAAAAAGAACAGTGACGAGGAAGAAGGCCTCACAAACCTGAACATCAGCCAGTGCACCGCCCTTACGCCTCCAGCTGTACAGGCCTTATGCGACTCATTTCCTGCTCTTCATACATGCCCTGGTCGCCATTCCCTGATTATAAGCGGCTGTCTGAACTTAACGTCAGTGCATTGTGCGTGTGCTGTTCAGACGCACCGTGCTGCACACATCGTGCCTCACCTAGCTCATTAA